One window from the genome of bacterium encodes:
- a CDS encoding MBL fold metallo-hydrolase — translation MANYDPKLYFVDVGHGNCSVLVDERGVVLVDAGPRNHAKLFLQKLGIKKVEVVLISHADEDHIAGLLALVACESFEIGSVALNPDSCKDTQLWNDLLYTLDKAHCEGKLKFQTSLTAYDLDTGRFDQGDVRIQIVAPSQYLAARGPGSKDRARRRIATNSTSAVVRLVKNGRPMAFLAGDIDQTGLTNLARSNRPTRAHILVFPHHGGLPGTTDPARFAAEVCRLVKPSVVVFSIGRGEHDTPNPTVVAAIRRNHRGVRIVCTQLSEHCARTVPTTDPPHTRDHHARGRAARGCCAGTIEVDLAHFPPHVKPDKATHREFIARAAPTALCTKRP, via the coding sequence ATGGCCAACTACGATCCGAAGCTGTACTTCGTAGATGTTGGACACGGCAACTGCTCGGTGCTGGTCGACGAACGAGGCGTTGTCCTCGTGGACGCAGGCCCCAGGAACCACGCGAAGCTCTTTCTTCAGAAACTCGGCATCAAGAAGGTGGAGGTCGTGCTCATCTCGCACGCAGACGAGGATCACATCGCCGGACTTCTGGCCTTGGTGGCGTGCGAGAGCTTTGAGATCGGGTCCGTCGCCCTGAACCCTGACTCGTGCAAGGATACTCAGCTGTGGAATGACTTACTCTATACGCTTGACAAGGCTCACTGTGAAGGGAAACTCAAGTTTCAAACCTCGCTCACCGCATACGACCTAGACACCGGGCGATTCGACCAAGGTGACGTGAGAATCCAGATCGTCGCACCCAGCCAGTACCTAGCCGCGAGGGGACCGGGCTCCAAGGACAGGGCCAGACGCAGGATTGCGACGAACTCCACTAGCGCCGTCGTGAGGCTTGTGAAGAACGGAAGACCGATGGCCTTTCTTGCAGGTGATATCGACCAGACGGGATTGACCAACCTCGCGAGAAGCAATCGCCCCACTCGGGCACACATCCTTGTCTTTCCGCATCACGGAGGACTGCCAGGAACGACGGATCCGGCCAGGTTCGCAGCAGAGGTCTGTAGGCTAGTCAAACCATCTGTTGTTGTCTTCTCAATCGGACGCGGCGAGCACGACACGCCGAATCCAACAGTCGTGGCGGCAATACGGAGGAACCACAGGGGCGTCAGAATAGTGTGCACCCAGTTATCTGAGCACTGCGCTCGCACAGTACCTACTACGGATCCGCCCCACACACGCGACCACCATGCTCGCGGCAGGGCTGCGCGTGGATGCTGCGCCGGCACCATCGAAGTGGACCTCGCGCATTTCCCACCGCATGTGAAGCCTGACAAGGCTACGCACAGAGAATTCATCGCTCGGGCCGCGCCCACAGCTCTCTGCACAAAGCGTCCATAG